The following are from one region of the Scylla paramamosain isolate STU-SP2022 chromosome 45, ASM3559412v1, whole genome shotgun sequence genome:
- the LOC135094291 gene encoding collagen alpha-1(I) chain-like, which produces MGLWVCRGVEWHLALYPNLLGQGPQEAEGTAVNFWYQINVLRCSQEFRFVVCSLLAPPCRPGVAAPLPPCREVCESAVQQCQPIMQRSLLSWPEDTFTCDMLPYSHERPCLRYHQGQVVFPERYQTHCATTNATAEEDYDYEYSTGESRMVGPDSTRDGEYHGDDYDDYDYQEGSGWSTSTTTTTTTTTTTTTTPTAPSPAIVTDLPKIIFASTPPPITPSLSPRTLSPRGDEAGYLLSSEVVNDFPLPGPKGEKGARGPRGPPGEAITGPPGRPGPPGAPGPPGRSFPYRPDDDTLVDSEWSGWRGTPECSCNTTYLVASVLAQIPHGPRGPVGDPGRDGVAGTPGKPGRPGPPGERGPPGEKGDKGDRGYQGRRGIEGPQGAKGVSGLDGPPGPRGPMGPQGPPGQPGWGSPGFDPQWKPRNMFKLENGMSRAPARPGTPGAPGGKGDAGAPGERGPRGHPGNKGMKGEAGLPGEKGEEGSPGRRGSPGAKGEPGAPGINGTPGGAGLYPGQGTKGEKGEKGSPGRGLPGPPGLPGKLSEEDRADMFKKLLERLVNKNIVSGHPEEGISVWDTSGGLPWIGEEGRRLRGPPGPPGLPGPQGIEGTQGLMGPPGEKGELGPPGRPGMDGLPGQKGDKGETGVPGRHGAPGPVGPTGLKGERATRRECLARFPRLCCLTGPMVTEEREADGGGAAGEDHRDPQDLQGSWDFPGWPGSSSSDVAEGREGPPGPSGPHGPKGSEGPPGPPGPQGPQGPQGPQGPPDLQDPREPRDLRGKRAPPVTLPPRRVPTATSRCLAPPALLDHLDPRTSQYAPVHPSIPTTPQYAPGPRGSPGPRAQTPGAAPGTPGGSSATPGSQGVPHRGGSFGGIDELRRITGHIGNRGQEGGSLVVPGAVTFMNRAAMLKMSDMSPVGTLAFLLDEEALLVRITMGWRMVNLGLVIAAPATTTPPPTTTTPPPTTTPPPFVAGTPSLQIHSLHNNKEGPKEELTKLRLAALNQPYTGDMRGVTGVDYTCYREARRAGLSGTFRAFLTSRIQNLDSIVRRADGNLPVVNIKGEVLFNTWRGIFSGDGGRFMQKPRIFSFDGKEVLTSPEWPQKYIWHGSDTEGERALSSFCDAWHSDSRDVVGLASSLRQNHLLSQEKHGCHNAFIVLCIEATSHAYTKSSGGRRRRHAGKAEQDMNEEEYYEVLSALDEM; this is translated from the exons ATGGGCTTGTGGGTGTGCAGGGGCGTGGAGTGGCACCTCGCCTTGTACCCGAACCTACTGGGACAGGGACCGCAGGAGGCAGAAGGCACGGCAGTCAATTTCTGGTACCAAATAAATGTCCTTCGATGCAGTCAAGAATTTCGGTTTGTGGTGTGTTCCTTGCTTGCTCCTCCCTGCCGCCCTGGTGTTGCCGCGCCCCTGCCACCGTGCCGGGAGGTGTGCGAGTCCGCGGTGCAGCAGTGTCAACCCATAATGCAGCGGAGCCTACTCTCCTGGCCGGAAGATACGTTCACTTGTGACATGCTGCCGTACAGTCATGAGCGGCCGTGCTTGAGGTACCATCAGGGCCAGGTGGTGTTCCCCGAGAGGTACCAGACGCACTGTGCCACCACTAATGCAACTGCAGAGGAAGATTATGACTATGAATACTCTACCGGGGAGTCTCGAATGGTCGGCCCTGACTCAACACGCGATGGGGAATACCACGGGGATGACTACGATGACTATGACTATCAAGAAGGCTCAGGGTggtctacttctactactactactactactactactactactactactactacgcctaCTGCACCGTCTCCAGCTATCGTCACTGACCTACCTAAGATTATTTTcgcctccacccctccccccatcaccccctccctctctccccgcacTCTCTCCCCCCGGGGTGACGAGGCGGGGTACCTCCTGTCCAGCGAGGTGGTCAATG ACTTCCCGCTGCCAGGACCCAAAGGAGAGAAGGGCGCGAGAGGACCAAGA GGACCACCAGGGGAGGCCATCACAGGTCCCCCAGGCCGGCCAGGACCCCCAGGAGCCCCAGGACCCCCAGGGAGGAGCTTCCCTTACAGGCCTGATGACGACACCCTG GTGGACTCAGAGTGGAGCGGGTGGAGGGGCACGCCAGAGTGCTCCTGCAACACGACCTACCTGGTGGCGTCTGTCCTGGCGCAG ATTCCCCACGGGCCGCGGGGACCTGTGGGCGACCCTGGGCGGGACGGCGTAGCGGGCACCCCGGGCAAACCAGGACGTCCGGGGCCCCCAGGGGAACGTGGGCCCCCGGGGGAGAAGGGCGACAAGGGGGACAGAGGCTATCAAGGCAGGCGAG gAATCGAGGGACCTCAGGGAGCGAAGGGGGTGTCGGGGCTGGACGGACCCCCAGGGCCGCGGGGACCCATGGGACCACAGGGACCCCCGGGGCAGCCTGGGTGGGGGAGTCCTGGCTTTGAT CCCCAATGGAAGCCACGCAATATGTTTAAG TTAGAAAACGGGATGTCTCGTGCTCCAGCCCGTCCCGGTACCCCAGGAGCCCCAGGAGGGAAGGGTGACGCAGGAGCCCCGGGGGAGAGAGGACCTCGGGGGCACCCTGggaataaaggaatgaaggggGAGGCAGGACTAccaggggagaagggggaggag GGGTCGCCAGGGAGAAGAGGATCCCCTGGGGCTAAGGGTGAACCTGGAGCCCCTGGAATAAATGGAACCCCTGGTGGTGCTGGACTGTACCCTGGTCAAGGGACTAAAGGGGAAAAAG GTGAGAAGGGCAGCCCAGGGCGAGGGCTTCCTGGACCCCCGGGGCTGCCTGGGAAACTGTCAGAGGAGGACAGGGCTGACATGTTCAAAAAG CTCCTGGAGAGACTGGTCAACAAGAACATCGTGAGTGGCCACCCCGAGGAAGGCATCAGCGTGTGGGATACCAGTGGGGGGCTGCCCTGGATTGGAG AGGAAGGGCGGCGCCTGCGTGGTCCCCCAGGTCCCCCCGGGCTGCCAGGACCACAGGGGATAGAAGGGACACAGGGCCTGATGGGACCCccgggggagaagggagagttaGGACCCCCCGGCCGCCCTGGGATGGATGGCTTACCCGGgcagaag GGAGACAAGGGGGAGACGGGGGTACCAGGCCGCCACGGCGCCCCTGGACCCGTGGGACCCACAGGCCTGAAGGGGGAGCGCGCGACACGCCGGGAGTGTCTGGCCAGGTTTCCACGCTTGTGTTGCCTGACGGGACCAAT GgtgacagaggagagagaggccgACGGGGGAGGCGCGGCAGGAGAGGACCACAGGGACCCCCAGGACCTACAGGGGAGCTGGGACTTCCCTGGCTGGCCG GGCAGCAGCAGCTCTGACGTGGCCGAGGGGCGGGAGGGTCCACCAGGTCCCTCCGGCCCCCATGGTCCCAAAGGCTCGGAAGGTCCCCCAGGGCCCCCTGGACCCCAGGGACCCCAGGGACCACAGGGACCACAGGGACCCCCGGACCTGCAGGACCCACGGGAGCCACGGGACCTCAGGGGAAAGAGGGCCCCCCCGGTGACCCTGCCCCCGCGGAGAGTGCCCACGGCTACATCCCGGTGCCTGGCCCCCCCGGCCCTCCTGGACCACCTGGACCCCCG TACATCCCAGTATGCCCCAGTACACCCCAGTATTCCCACTACACCCCAGTATGCCCCA GGTCCGCGAGGCAGCCCCGGCCCTCGAGCGCAGACCCCAGGGGCGGCGCCGGGCACCCCAGGAGGCTCCTCTGCCACCCCGGGGAGCCAGGGGGTGCCACACAGAG GAGGAAGCTTTGGCGGCATTGATGAGCTTCGGCGCATCACGGGACACATAGGGAACAGAG GCCAGGAAGGGGGGTCTCTGGTGGTGCCCGGGGCCGTCACTTTCATGAACAGAGCCGCCATGTTGAAG ATGAGTGACATGTCGCCAGTGGGCACCCTCGCCTTCCTGCTGGACGAGGAGGCGTTGCTGGTGCGGATCACGATGGGCTGGAGGATGGTCAAT CTGGGTCTGGTGATCGCAGCGCCAGCCACCACGactcctccacccaccaccacgaccccccCGCCCACCACCACGCCTCCCCCCTTCGTAGCGGGCACCCCCTCCCTGCAAATCCACTCCCTCCACAACAACAAGGAGGGCCCCAAG GAAGAGTTAAcaaag CTGCGCCTGGCCGCCCTCAACCAGCCGTACACTGGGGACATGAGAGGCGTGACGGGCGTGGACTACACCTGCTACCGGGAGGCGCGGCGGGCGGGACTTAGCGGTACCTTCCGTGCATTCCTCACCTCCAGGATACAGAACCTGGACTCCATCGTCAGGAGGGCCGACGGGAACCTGCCTGTGGTCAATATTAAG GGGGAGGTTCTCTTCAACACCTGGCGGGGAATATTCTCAGGTGACGGCGGCCGCTTCATGCAGAAACCGCGAATATTCAGTTTTGACGGCAAGGAGGTGCTGACGAGTCCTGAGTG GCCACAAAAGTACATTTGGCACGGCTCGGACACTGAGGGCGAGAGAGCCTTGTCCTCCTTCTGCGACGCTTGGCACAGTGACTCAAGAGACGTAGTGGGGCTGGCATCCTCCCTCAGACAGAACCACCTCTTGTCGCAGGAGAAACACGGCTGTCACAATGCCTTCATCGTGCTGTGTATTGAAGCCACAAGTCACGCTTACACCAAGAGCTctgggggaaggagaagaaggcacGCGGGGAAGGCAGAGCAGGatatgaatgaagaagagtaTTATGAAGTTTTGAGTGCTTTAGATGAAATGTGA